The proteins below are encoded in one region of Effusibacillus dendaii:
- a CDS encoding GAF domain-containing protein, translating into MGSQQGDVEASLSTIRRLTDTDFAALAWTDEKNQTVHWRHASGNRNDRFKRIVMRPNKGVAGSVIRSGRPLILKSFTPKSGDDPQDYSILLAENLKSAIIVPLTINERVKGVLLVGCRHLRTFDEQSIELVIDFAEQMGAMIQYSIDHAPT; encoded by the coding sequence ATGGGGAGCCAACAAGGGGATGTGGAGGCAAGTCTTAGTACGATCAGACGTCTGACGGACACTGATTTTGCTGCCCTTGCATGGACGGATGAGAAAAACCAGACAGTTCACTGGCGTCATGCGTCAGGAAACCGAAACGACCGGTTCAAGCGGATCGTGATGCGCCCAAATAAAGGGGTCGCCGGCAGCGTCATTCGCTCCGGTCGGCCGCTGATACTGAAATCCTTTACTCCAAAAAGCGGCGACGATCCGCAAGACTATTCCATTTTGCTGGCAGAAAATTTAAAATCGGCCATCATCGTTCCGCTCACCATCAATGAACGTGTAAAAGGGGTATTGCTGGTGGGGTGCAGGCATTTGCGCACGTTTGATGAACAATCAATAGAACTGGTCATAGATTTTGCGGAACAGATGGGGGCGATGATTCAGTACAGTATCGATCATGCACCAACATAA
- the hemG gene encoding protoporphyrinogen oxidase → MTESSAEKLAIVIGGGITGLSAAYYLKKEACEKNLPLRVLVVESESQLGGKVQTDLFDGFVMEKGPDSFLARKPAALNLCLELGLQSELVGTNPAARKTYILKNGKLHRIPAGLNIGIPTQFVPFATTGLLSVSAKIRAAMDLFMPRSEQEGDQSLGGFLARRLGNEVVDSMAEPLLAGIYAGDSRQLSLRATFPQFESLEKQHGSLIRGMLAQAKQAKAQSAARTEPQHAAGNEPSDVTGGATAGGAVARSETGSAPAAASGQVTSATAVKKAIPNTVFLSLRGGLSQLIETLADAVGKESILTNAAVRSVAPLVGQEGDAESPRYQVVMQDGAVYEAHTVIVTTPAYTSAKLLSASFSAAKILEKIPYSTVATVVLTYHKEQISFPLDGTGFVVPKKEGRDITACTWVSSKWLHTAPADKVLIRCYVGRAGEEAIVEEPDELIVQKVRKDLRDTMGISAEPIFTRITRWRKSMPQYTVGHLERIEEFEKQAGKQFPGLLFAGAGFTGLGLPDCIQQGKQAAENASRFLQD, encoded by the coding sequence ATGACGGAGTCATCCGCTGAAAAATTGGCGATTGTGATTGGCGGAGGGATCACCGGTTTAAGCGCAGCCTACTATTTGAAAAAGGAAGCGTGCGAGAAAAATCTGCCGCTGCGTGTTTTGGTCGTAGAAAGCGAAAGTCAATTGGGAGGCAAGGTACAGACCGATTTGTTTGACGGTTTTGTGATGGAGAAGGGGCCTGATTCCTTCCTGGCCCGCAAACCGGCCGCTTTAAACCTGTGTCTGGAGTTGGGACTGCAGAGCGAGCTGGTTGGCACCAATCCGGCGGCGAGAAAAACGTATATTTTGAAAAACGGCAAATTGCACCGCATTCCGGCCGGATTGAATATCGGAATTCCTACCCAGTTTGTTCCCTTTGCCACAACCGGGTTGTTATCGGTTAGCGCCAAAATCCGTGCTGCCATGGATCTGTTCATGCCTCGTTCGGAGCAGGAGGGCGATCAGTCGCTGGGCGGTTTTTTGGCTCGCCGGTTGGGCAATGAAGTGGTGGATTCAATGGCGGAACCTCTGTTGGCCGGTATTTATGCGGGAGATTCCCGCCAGTTAAGTTTACGGGCGACATTCCCTCAGTTCGAGTCGCTTGAAAAACAACACGGCAGTTTGATCCGAGGCATGTTGGCCCAAGCGAAACAGGCGAAAGCGCAGTCGGCGGCAAGAACGGAGCCTCAACATGCGGCAGGAAACGAACCATCCGACGTAACTGGAGGGGCAACTGCTGGCGGGGCGGTTGCCCGGTCGGAAACGGGAAGCGCTCCTGCTGCCGCAAGCGGACAGGTTACAAGCGCAACCGCTGTGAAAAAGGCGATCCCGAATACGGTTTTTCTTTCCCTCCGGGGTGGTTTATCCCAGTTGATCGAAACCCTGGCGGATGCTGTCGGAAAGGAATCGATTCTGACAAACGCGGCGGTACGATCTGTGGCGCCGTTGGTGGGGCAAGAAGGGGACGCGGAGTCGCCGCGGTATCAGGTCGTGATGCAGGATGGCGCCGTTTATGAAGCGCATACAGTGATTGTGACGACTCCCGCATATACGAGTGCAAAATTGCTGTCTGCTTCTTTTTCGGCAGCAAAAATCCTTGAAAAAATCCCTTACTCCACAGTTGCAACCGTGGTCCTGACTTATCACAAGGAGCAGATTTCATTTCCGTTGGACGGCACCGGTTTTGTTGTTCCGAAAAAGGAAGGACGGGATATTACGGCCTGCACTTGGGTTTCTTCGAAGTGGCTGCATACGGCACCGGCAGATAAAGTGTTGATTCGCTGCTACGTGGGTCGTGCCGGAGAAGAAGCGATTGTGGAGGAACCGGATGAGTTGATCGTGCAAAAAGTCCGGAAAGATTTGCGGGACACGATGGGGATATCTGCTGAACCTATCTTTACAAGAATCACCCGCTGGCGGAAGTCGATGCCGCAGTATACAGTAGGGCATTTGGAACGGATTGAGGAATTCGAGAAACAGGCGGGCAAACAATTTCCCGGCTTGTTGTTCGCGGGTGCGGGTTTTACGGGGCTGGGCCTGCCTGACTGTATCCAGCAAGGCAAACAGGCGGCGGAGAACGCGAGTCGATTTTTGCAGGATTGA
- the hemH gene encoding ferrochelatase, whose protein sequence is MSNQIGVLAMAYGTPESLEQVEAYYTHIRRGHKPTPELLNDLTERYRRIGGVSPLNEITKKQTEGLERLLNESRDGVTYRVYTGMKHNNPFIEDTVKQMADDGIQKAVGIVLAPHYSSMSVGTYISAAEKGAAEHGTPAFTFVREWHLHPLFLNGLEKRLLAALKQFSDAERENLHVLFTAHSLPERILQLNDPYPNQLTATASALAERIEQKRWSFAWQSAGRTADPWLGPDVLDVLRELKEQGVRNVIISAIGFVADHLEVLYDIDIECQGLAKELGIKLLRTAMFNADADFLQTLASVVREQAKKEGLL, encoded by the coding sequence ATGAGCAACCAGATTGGAGTCCTTGCCATGGCTTATGGGACTCCTGAAAGTTTGGAGCAGGTGGAAGCCTATTACACCCATATCCGGCGCGGTCATAAGCCTACTCCGGAGCTGCTGAACGACCTGACGGAACGATACAGGCGAATCGGCGGGGTATCGCCGTTGAACGAAATTACAAAAAAGCAAACAGAAGGTTTGGAGCGGCTGCTCAACGAGTCGAGAGACGGTGTCACGTACCGCGTTTATACCGGCATGAAGCACAACAATCCGTTTATTGAAGATACGGTAAAACAAATGGCGGATGACGGAATTCAGAAAGCGGTTGGCATCGTGCTGGCGCCGCATTATTCGTCGATGAGCGTGGGAACTTACATTTCGGCTGCTGAAAAAGGAGCAGCGGAACATGGGACGCCCGCCTTTACGTTTGTCCGGGAATGGCACCTGCATCCGCTGTTCCTGAACGGTTTGGAAAAACGGCTGTTAGCGGCGTTAAAACAGTTTTCCGATGCGGAAAGGGAAAACCTGCATGTTCTGTTTACGGCTCATAGTCTGCCAGAGCGGATTTTACAGCTAAACGATCCGTATCCAAACCAATTGACAGCCACAGCATCTGCGCTGGCGGAGCGGATTGAGCAGAAACGGTGGAGTTTTGCCTGGCAGAGTGCGGGACGGACGGCAGATCCGTGGTTAGGTCCCGATGTGCTCGATGTTTTGCGGGAACTGAAGGAGCAAGGCGTACGCAATGTGATCATTTCGGCAATTGGTTTTGTCGCCGATCACTTGGAGGTTCTGTACGATATTGACATTGAATGTCAAGGGCTTGCCAAAGAGCTGGGGATCAAACTGCTGCGCACGGCGATGTTTAATGCGGATGCGGATTTTCTGCAGACATTGGCATCTGTTGTCAGGGAGCAAGCAAAGAAAGAAGGATTGTTATGA
- the hemE gene encoding uroporphyrinogen decarboxylase → MSKNDEVVNRMAFNDTFLRACRRQPVDYTPVWYMRQAGRYQPEYRKIREKYSLMEICEIPEVCAEVTLLPIQQLNVDAAILFSDIMIPVKAMGVDVDIKGGYGPVIANPIQHTSDVEKLRDIDPEGDLPKTLETIRILRRELNVPLIGFAGAPFTLASYMIEGGPSKNYHKTKQMMYAAPDVWNALMDKLGRMIVTYMKGQVAAGAQAIQVFDSWIGSLSPIDYRQYVWPTMRRIFEELRGIGAPVIYFGINTGELLSVWKELPIDVIGVDWRVPLDAARNRVGFDFALQGNLDPAVLMAPQQVVEQKAKEVLDLGMQQAGYIFNLGHGVFPEVKVETLQRLTEFVHSYSSSVR, encoded by the coding sequence ATGTCTAAAAATGACGAAGTGGTGAACAGAATGGCATTTAATGATACATTTTTACGGGCTTGCCGACGCCAGCCGGTCGATTATACGCCGGTATGGTACATGCGGCAAGCGGGGCGCTATCAACCGGAATACCGCAAAATCCGGGAGAAGTACAGTTTGATGGAGATTTGTGAAATTCCGGAAGTCTGTGCGGAAGTGACGCTTTTGCCGATTCAACAGTTGAACGTGGATGCGGCCATTCTTTTTTCTGACATTATGATCCCTGTCAAAGCGATGGGTGTTGATGTGGATATAAAAGGCGGTTATGGGCCTGTCATTGCCAACCCGATTCAACACACATCAGATGTAGAGAAGCTGCGCGACATTGACCCGGAGGGGGATCTGCCGAAGACGTTGGAAACGATCCGCATCCTTCGCCGTGAGTTGAATGTGCCGTTAATCGGCTTTGCGGGAGCACCTTTCACGCTGGCAAGCTATATGATTGAGGGCGGTCCCTCAAAAAATTACCACAAAACAAAACAGATGATGTATGCGGCGCCTGACGTATGGAACGCACTGATGGACAAGTTGGGGCGGATGATTGTTACATATATGAAAGGACAAGTGGCGGCCGGCGCCCAAGCGATCCAGGTGTTCGACAGCTGGATCGGAAGCTTGTCGCCGATCGATTACAGGCAGTATGTATGGCCGACGATGCGGCGGATTTTTGAGGAACTGCGGGGAATTGGCGCACCGGTTATCTATTTCGGAATCAATACGGGTGAACTGTTGTCCGTATGGAAGGAACTGCCGATTGACGTGATCGGTGTCGACTGGCGGGTGCCGCTTGATGCGGCAAGAAATCGGGTAGGGTTCGATTTTGCCCTGCAGGGAAATCTGGATCCTGCCGTTTTGATGGCTCCGCAGCAGGTAGTGGAACAGAAAGCGAAAGAAGTTCTCGATTTGGGCATGCAGCAGGCGGGCTATATTTTTAATCTGGGGCACGGGGTGTTCCCGGAAGTGAAAGTGGAGACGCTGCAGCGATTGACAGAATTCGTGCACAGTTACAGTTCATCGGTTCGGTAA
- the hemQ gene encoding hydrogen peroxide-dependent heme synthase: MSQVLHALDGWYMLHDFRTIDWSSWRARSKEERQAALDELSSLLAEWKQIEDQNEGSTALYTIVGHKADLLFLNLRPALEDLGKVETALNKTKIAESMFSGYSYLSVVELGNYLPREGFDPYQDPAIRNRLYPKLPQTNNICFYPMNKKREGNDNWYSLPLEQRRELMRAHGLTGRQYAGKVTQIVSGSTGLDDWEWGVTLFSDDPIQFKRIVYEMRFDEVSARYGEFGEFLVGSRLTSEQVSPYFEVK; the protein is encoded by the coding sequence ATGAGTCAAGTATTGCACGCATTAGACGGTTGGTATATGCTGCACGATTTCCGTACAATTGATTGGAGCTCCTGGCGGGCACGTTCAAAAGAGGAACGGCAGGCGGCCCTCGATGAACTGTCCAGTCTGCTGGCGGAATGGAAGCAAATCGAAGACCAAAACGAAGGCAGCACCGCCCTTTATACAATCGTCGGCCACAAGGCAGACCTGTTGTTTCTCAATCTTCGGCCTGCGTTAGAGGATCTTGGAAAAGTCGAAACAGCGCTCAACAAAACAAAAATTGCCGAATCCATGTTTTCCGGCTATTCCTACCTGTCGGTCGTGGAGCTTGGCAACTATCTGCCGCGCGAAGGGTTCGATCCGTACCAGGATCCCGCTATTCGGAACCGACTTTACCCCAAACTTCCCCAAACGAACAACATCTGTTTCTATCCCATGAACAAAAAGCGGGAAGGAAACGACAACTGGTATTCACTGCCGCTTGAACAGCGCCGCGAGTTGATGCGGGCGCACGGCTTAACCGGTCGCCAATACGCGGGGAAAGTCACCCAAATCGTATCCGGTTCGACAGGTCTGGATGATTGGGAATGGGGAGTTACGTTGTTCTCCGACGACCCGATTCAATTTAAACGAATCGTTTATGAGATGCGCTTTGATGAAGTCAGCGCCCGTTACGGTGAATTCGGTGAATTCCTGGTGGGCAGCCGGTTGACATCCGAACAGGTAAGCCCCTACTTTGAAGTTAAATAG
- a CDS encoding P-II family nitrogen regulator, translated as MKKIEAIIRPEKLQEVIAGLREVGITAFTVLQAQGRGQQKNTSGVYRGHAYSITLHPKLKMEMVVSNENVKPAVEAIIKAAQTGEMGDGKIFVYPVEEAYNIRTGSMDETIDELNR; from the coding sequence ATGAAAAAAATCGAAGCCATCATTCGTCCTGAAAAATTGCAAGAGGTCATTGCGGGACTGCGCGAAGTCGGCATCACCGCATTTACCGTTTTGCAAGCACAGGGACGGGGTCAGCAAAAAAACACCAGCGGCGTCTACCGCGGTCACGCCTATTCGATCACTCTCCACCCGAAACTAAAGATGGAAATGGTGGTTTCAAACGAAAACGTCAAACCGGCGGTCGAAGCTATTATCAAAGCAGCCCAGACAGGCGAAATGGGAGACGGTAAAATTTTCGTCTATCCCGTTGAAGAAGCCTACAATATTCGGACCGGAAGCATGGACGAAACGATTGACGAATTAAATCGCTGA
- a CDS encoding ammonium transporter, producing the protein MDNVVIGLNTVWVVLAAAMIVFMEGGFSLLEAGLVRTKNAVNVTMKIFVDLTFGALAFYLVGFAFMFGGDWSGVLGIDFSATSTGVTPNQLPISAFVLFQIAFAMAVASIISGAVAERMKFSAYIVTVMVVCGILYPISGHWIWGGGWLQQLGMKDFAGSAAIHAMGGFAAFALAMVLGPRKNRFNKDGSVNVFAPSNIPLASAGAFILWFGWFGFNAGSTLNALDSNLSHIALNTFLAAASGGASAVLYTMARFKVADPSMAINGSLAGLVAITAGCAYVGPKSAILIGFIAGVLVILATGWVDKMKVDDPVGAVAVHGFNGAFGTIAVGLFDTQQGLFFTGSSKLLMVQIAGVLVACVWGFVTAYGLGILIKKSIGIRVTASQEEEGLDVIAHGIPAYNELERFSDTGAVEYFAASLEPTQQKPILQMQNK; encoded by the coding sequence ATGGACAACGTCGTCATTGGTTTAAATACGGTATGGGTTGTATTGGCTGCCGCGATGATCGTGTTTATGGAAGGTGGCTTCAGTCTTTTAGAAGCCGGACTTGTTCGCACCAAAAACGCCGTCAACGTAACAATGAAAATTTTCGTCGATCTGACATTTGGCGCATTAGCTTTTTATCTGGTCGGGTTTGCGTTCATGTTCGGCGGAGATTGGTCTGGTGTGCTGGGAATTGATTTCAGCGCCACCAGCACGGGAGTCACCCCCAACCAGCTTCCCATCTCCGCTTTCGTTCTGTTCCAAATTGCATTCGCTATGGCGGTTGCTTCCATCATATCGGGTGCCGTAGCAGAGCGGATGAAATTTTCCGCCTATATTGTAACCGTTATGGTGGTCTGCGGAATTCTCTATCCGATCTCCGGCCACTGGATCTGGGGCGGCGGTTGGCTGCAGCAGCTTGGCATGAAAGATTTTGCAGGTTCGGCAGCGATTCACGCGATGGGAGGATTCGCCGCTTTCGCGCTGGCCATGGTACTCGGTCCGCGCAAGAACCGTTTTAACAAAGATGGCAGCGTAAACGTGTTTGCCCCCAGCAACATTCCGCTTGCATCGGCTGGCGCTTTCATCCTCTGGTTCGGCTGGTTCGGATTTAATGCAGGAAGTACATTAAACGCGCTGGACAGCAATCTGTCCCACATTGCGCTGAACACATTTTTGGCAGCGGCATCAGGTGGTGCGTCTGCCGTATTATACACGATGGCTCGCTTTAAAGTGGCAGATCCGAGCATGGCCATCAACGGTTCGTTGGCTGGTCTGGTTGCGATTACTGCCGGTTGCGCCTATGTCGGTCCAAAATCAGCCATTTTAATCGGTTTCATCGCAGGTGTACTGGTGATTCTGGCAACTGGCTGGGTTGATAAAATGAAAGTGGACGATCCGGTTGGCGCGGTCGCAGTACACGGTTTCAACGGCGCCTTCGGAACGATTGCGGTTGGGCTGTTCGATACGCAGCAAGGCTTGTTTTTTACAGGCAGCAGCAAACTTCTCATGGTTCAAATAGCAGGGGTTTTGGTCGCCTGCGTCTGGGGATTCGTGACCGCTTACGGATTGGGCATCCTCATCAAGAAGTCGATCGGCATCCGTGTCACCGCCTCGCAGGAAGAAGAAGGACTCGATGTGATTGCACATGGCATTCCGGCGTACAACGAACTGGAACGTTTCAGTGACACCGGCGCAGTCGAATATTTCGCGGCATCTCTCGAACCAACTCAGCAAAAACCGATACTGCAGATGCAAAACAAGTAA
- a CDS encoding thiamine pyrophosphate-binding protein, with protein MRSIEAGLRFLAQNGLRYVFGIPAGSINALYDALIDIPEMEPIIAKHETGAGYMACAYTRVTGAPSVCVGSSGPGATNLVTAAANAWKEKLPVLFITGSVPTKKIGKGAGQELVAEPIFASITKMSTIVFDPQKLPDILAQAYETAISGVPGPVHLAIPIDVQMTDIGEPILPTVTKPVRIKPEPEAMEQLLQIVTETGSQGALLLGHGAKSASSLIVRLAETTGWKVATTPRGKGAFPENHPLSLGVYGMSGNAEAIEFLNDTKHDLLMVIGSSLGESETANWEPKLVAGKRLVHVDIDKKEFGKNFEPDLAVHGDAEIVIEQLLREIENETGSKENQSMMYGLPENLRYEKPFDEDHAGWNTELAIRQLSACAPGDTRFYVDIGEMMTYSIQYLKIVDDQQFDLDISLGGMGSGISGVIGAKLADPARPTVCISGDGCFFMHGMEIMTAKEYKLPIVFVIINNARLGMVYHGHNLQYKRCPDRFSQERVSIADAMEALGVRTVKVHSLADLQPQHLEEWLAAEGPVVVEVIVEGNEIPPMGERVKFLQGATY; from the coding sequence ATGAGATCGATTGAAGCAGGATTGCGATTTCTGGCACAAAACGGTTTGCGGTATGTGTTTGGAATTCCGGCGGGTTCCATTAATGCACTTTATGATGCGTTGATCGATATACCGGAAATGGAGCCGATTATCGCAAAACATGAAACAGGGGCCGGGTATATGGCATGCGCTTATACGCGAGTTACCGGAGCACCTTCGGTCTGTGTGGGATCAAGTGGTCCCGGTGCCACCAATCTCGTAACGGCAGCCGCCAATGCCTGGAAGGAAAAGCTGCCTGTGTTGTTTATAACCGGTTCCGTGCCGACTAAAAAAATCGGTAAAGGTGCCGGGCAGGAACTGGTTGCCGAGCCGATTTTCGCTTCGATTACGAAAATGAGCACGATCGTATTCGATCCCCAAAAATTACCGGATATACTGGCACAAGCTTATGAGACAGCGATTAGCGGGGTGCCAGGACCGGTCCATCTGGCAATTCCGATCGATGTACAAATGACGGATATCGGGGAACCGATTTTGCCAACCGTTACGAAGCCTGTGCGGATAAAGCCAGAGCCGGAGGCAATGGAACAACTGCTGCAGATCGTTACAGAAACGGGAAGCCAAGGCGCCTTGTTGTTGGGGCATGGCGCAAAATCTGCGAGTAGTCTGATTGTCCGTTTGGCTGAAACGACTGGCTGGAAGGTTGCCACAACGCCGCGCGGAAAGGGGGCTTTCCCGGAAAATCACCCTCTGTCGCTTGGTGTTTACGGGATGTCGGGAAATGCGGAGGCGATTGAATTCTTAAATGACACGAAACATGATCTGCTGATGGTGATCGGTTCGAGTTTGGGGGAATCAGAGACTGCCAATTGGGAACCCAAACTGGTTGCAGGTAAAAGGCTGGTTCATGTGGATATTGATAAAAAAGAATTTGGCAAAAACTTTGAACCTGATTTGGCTGTTCATGGAGACGCCGAAATCGTAATCGAACAACTGTTGCGTGAAATTGAAAACGAAACAGGGTCAAAAGAAAATCAATCCATGATGTATGGTCTGCCGGAGAATCTTCGCTATGAAAAACCGTTTGACGAAGATCACGCAGGTTGGAATACGGAACTTGCGATTCGCCAGCTCAGTGCCTGCGCCCCCGGCGATACCAGGTTTTATGTGGATATTGGCGAGATGATGACATACTCCATCCAGTACTTAAAGATCGTGGACGATCAACAATTTGATTTGGATATTAGTCTTGGCGGAATGGGCTCAGGAATTTCCGGCGTAATAGGAGCAAAGTTGGCCGATCCTGCCCGTCCGACCGTTTGCATCAGCGGTGACGGCTGTTTCTTTATGCATGGCATGGAAATCATGACAGCAAAAGAATACAAACTGCCGATCGTATTTGTGATTATTAACAATGCTCGCTTGGGCATGGTGTACCACGGTCACAACCTGCAGTACAAACGCTGTCCAGACCGTTTTTCGCAAGAGCGCGTCTCGATTGCCGATGCAATGGAAGCGCTTGGTGTACGAACAGTGAAGGTCCATTCACTGGCTGATTTGCAACCGCAACATCTGGAAGAATGGCTAGCGGCGGAAGGGCCGGTAGTAGTGGAAGTGATAGTAGAAGGAAATGAAATCCCGCCAATGGGAGAACGGGTGAAATTTTTGCAGGGGGCTACTTATTGA
- a CDS encoding GAF domain-containing sensor histidine kinase — protein MRNQTVHSQRSIKRVFTMTRIINSVFDLNEILQVLVDAIASEIAGADLVGFFKKEEDGVFYGTIGNSAKVNIQELYIDPEKDEFVRDIIREQRLSYIPDTTVDRRPDQRKIEIMQIKSILGLPVIVDDKVYGLVFVHDFGKKMNLTQEQIDIVEAFVNMSSVAIRNILMFERTQSLLSKQQLLLEASNAMSKSLSINDVLHACTRYVGQALRSNDIAIHLFNEKNGTFKPYHIAKNGNVTEDEWREKHRTSVSIHVDDDLLFREIAITKKAISIDDVFSDPRPNHQACELFGIKSLLIIPLVAKGKVFGAIAAPSFHKRSYQEDEIELCQSLCDMTGTALSNAMYAEGLDQLVKEQTAELQQANLKLEEYVKELQHLDRLKSDFISSLSHELRTPFTAIKGAIDILNRGIFGELNEQQMELTEMADKALERLLGQVTELLDFSKIENGTFELGLEKANFIEIINDSVQLIEPLTKKKNQKLFTQFDSDIEVCVDKQRMQQVLINLLSNASKFTPPDGEILIKSYIERDQLFIEIKDTGIGIPKDKQKHIFTKFYQVNNVVPGTGLGLSITKQLVELHGGTIRFESEPGKGTVFIIQIPTDGGLENEID, from the coding sequence ATGCGGAATCAAACCGTCCATAGCCAAAGAAGCATCAAAAGAGTGTTTACCATGACACGCATTATCAATTCTGTATTTGATCTGAATGAAATTCTGCAGGTGCTGGTGGATGCGATAGCCAGTGAGATTGCGGGCGCTGATCTGGTGGGCTTTTTCAAGAAAGAAGAAGATGGGGTATTCTATGGTACGATTGGAAATTCGGCAAAAGTTAACATACAAGAACTGTACATAGATCCTGAAAAGGATGAGTTTGTTCGGGATATAATCAGGGAGCAGAGGCTCAGCTATATTCCGGATACCACCGTGGACCGTCGGCCGGATCAAAGAAAAATCGAAATTATGCAGATTAAGTCTATCCTGGGGTTGCCTGTGATTGTAGATGATAAAGTTTATGGTCTGGTGTTCGTTCATGATTTCGGAAAGAAAATGAATTTAACACAGGAACAGATTGATATCGTAGAAGCGTTTGTTAACATGTCCAGTGTTGCGATTCGCAATATTTTGATGTTTGAAAGAACCCAATCCCTTCTGAGCAAACAGCAGCTTCTGCTGGAAGCGTCAAATGCGATGTCAAAGTCGCTTTCGATCAATGATGTGCTGCATGCGTGTACCCGTTATGTTGGACAGGCTCTTCGCTCCAACGATATTGCGATCCATCTGTTCAACGAGAAAAACGGCACGTTTAAACCTTACCACATAGCGAAAAACGGAAATGTTACGGAAGATGAATGGAGAGAAAAGCACCGGACCAGTGTCAGTATTCACGTGGATGATGATCTTTTGTTTCGGGAAATCGCCATTACAAAAAAAGCAATCTCGATTGATGATGTTTTCTCCGACCCCCGACCGAATCATCAAGCGTGTGAATTGTTTGGGATCAAAAGTTTACTGATTATTCCGTTAGTAGCAAAGGGGAAAGTGTTTGGTGCGATCGCGGCGCCCTCTTTTCACAAACGTTCCTATCAGGAAGACGAGATTGAACTGTGTCAATCCCTTTGTGACATGACGGGAACGGCGCTGTCTAACGCGATGTATGCAGAAGGGTTGGACCAATTAGTTAAGGAACAAACGGCAGAATTGCAGCAGGCCAACCTGAAGTTGGAAGAGTATGTAAAGGAGCTGCAGCATCTTGACCGCTTAAAAAGCGACTTTATTTCGTCTTTGTCACATGAACTGCGTACACCATTTACGGCGATAAAAGGGGCTATTGATATTCTCAATCGGGGAATTTTTGGCGAGTTAAATGAACAGCAAATGGAATTGACGGAAATGGCCGACAAAGCACTGGAAAGATTGCTTGGACAAGTTACTGAACTGCTGGACTTCTCCAAGATAGAAAATGGCACTTTTGAACTGGGTTTGGAAAAAGCCAATTTTATCGAAATTATAAACGATTCTGTACAACTGATTGAACCGTTGACGAAGAAAAAAAATCAAAAGCTTTTCACGCAATTCGATTCTGATATCGAAGTGTGCGTGGATAAACAACGGATGCAGCAAGTGCTGATTAACTTGCTGTCAAATGCAAGCAAATTTACGCCGCCTGACGGAGAAATCTTGATCAAAAGCTACATCGAACGAGATCAATTGTTTATCGAGATCAAGGATACAGGCATCGGGATACCCAAAGACAAACAGAAACATATATTTACCAAGTTTTATCAGGTGAATAATGTCGTGCCGGGCACGGGTCTCGGGTTGTCAATCACAAAACAACTGGTGGAACTGCACGGGGGAACCATTCGATTTGAAAGCGAGCCAGGAAAAGGAACAGTGTTTATCATTCAAATACCAACCGACGGAGGACTGGAAAATGAGATCGATTGA
- a CDS encoding response regulator gives MGKKILIVDDEPYNLKILNMFLSSLSFEIFEAVSGKEALRIVQSHTPDLILIDVMMPGISGIELCQMLSNRPGFTAPIIFLSARVQQEDIQIGLKAGAVEYLTKPIDLDLLHKTINFYLKKI, from the coding sequence ATGGGGAAGAAGATTCTCATCGTGGATGATGAACCTTATAACCTGAAGATTTTGAATATGTTTCTCTCCTCACTATCCTTTGAGATATTTGAAGCGGTTTCGGGAAAGGAAGCGCTGCGGATCGTTCAATCCCATACCCCTGATTTAATTTTGATCGATGTGATGATGCCTGGGATCTCAGGTATTGAACTGTGTCAAATGTTGAGTAACCGCCCCGGTTTCACTGCACCTATCATTTTCTTGTCAGCCAGAGTCCAACAGGAAGATATTCAAATTGGGCTAAAGGCCGGCGCCGTTGAGTACCTCACTAAACCCATCGATTTAGATCTTCTTCATAAGACAATCAATTTTTATCTCAAAAAAATTTAG